A region from the Streptomyces tsukubensis genome encodes:
- a CDS encoding methionine ABC transporter ATP-binding protein, translating into MITTTGLTKVYRSRGREVTALDGVDLHVREGEVYGVIGQSGAGKSSLIRCVNLLERPTSGTVTVDGVELTALAGKGPRAGRELRAARSRIGMVFQHFNLLSSRTVQSNVELPLEILGLSGRERSRKALELLDLVGLADKARSYPSQLSGGQKQRVGIARALAGDPKVLLSDEATSALDPETTRSILRLLRDLNERLGLTVLLITHEMDVVKSVCDSAALMERGRIVESGTVSELLATPGSQLASALFPVSGAASGDDRTVVDVTFHGDAATQPVISQLSRTYNIDISILGAAMDTVGGKQVGRMRIELPGRFEENVVPIGFLREQGLQIDVITGTDPASASAPGSGSGSDASDPDPSDPDASAPNASAPNLVKDGAQ; encoded by the coding sequence GTGATCACCACAACGGGCCTGACCAAGGTCTACCGCTCGCGAGGACGCGAGGTCACCGCCCTGGACGGCGTCGACCTCCATGTCAGGGAAGGCGAGGTGTACGGCGTCATCGGGCAGAGCGGCGCCGGCAAGTCCTCCCTGATCCGCTGCGTCAACCTGCTGGAGCGCCCCACCTCCGGCACCGTCACCGTGGACGGCGTCGAGCTCACCGCCCTCGCCGGGAAGGGCCCGCGCGCCGGTCGGGAACTGCGCGCGGCCCGCAGCCGGATCGGCATGGTCTTCCAGCACTTCAACCTGCTGTCGTCCCGCACCGTCCAGAGCAACGTCGAACTTCCGCTGGAGATCCTCGGGCTCTCGGGCCGCGAGCGGAGCCGCAAGGCCCTCGAACTCCTCGACCTGGTCGGTCTCGCCGACAAGGCGCGGTCCTACCCCAGCCAGCTGTCCGGCGGCCAGAAGCAGCGCGTCGGCATCGCCCGCGCCCTGGCCGGCGACCCCAAGGTGCTCCTGTCGGACGAGGCCACCAGTGCCCTCGACCCGGAGACCACCCGCTCCATCCTCCGGCTGCTGCGCGATCTGAACGAGCGGCTCGGCCTGACCGTACTGCTGATCACCCACGAGATGGACGTCGTGAAGTCGGTCTGCGACTCCGCCGCCCTGATGGAGCGCGGCCGGATCGTCGAATCGGGCACGGTCAGCGAGCTGCTCGCCACCCCGGGATCGCAGCTCGCCTCGGCCCTCTTCCCGGTCAGCGGAGCGGCGTCGGGCGACGACCGCACGGTCGTCGACGTCACCTTCCACGGTGACGCGGCGACCCAGCCGGTGATCTCGCAGCTCTCCCGGACCTACAACATCGACATCTCGATTCTCGGTGCCGCGATGGACACCGTCGGCGGCAAGCAGGTCGGCCGGATGCGGATCGAACTGCCCGGCCGGTTCGAGGAGAACGTCGTCCCCATCGGCTTCCTGCGCGAACAGGGACTCCAGATCGACGTGATCACCGGAACGGACCCCGCTTCCGCTTCCGCTCCCGGTTCCGGTTCCGGGTCGGACGCCTCGGACCCGGACCCCTCGGATCCTGATGCTTCCGCTCCGAACGCTTCCGCTCCGAACCTGGTGAAGGACGGTGCCCAGTGA
- the cobT gene encoding nicotinate-nucleotide--dimethylbenzimidazole phosphoribosyltransferase has protein sequence MTDTGQIPGEGLPGNAGVVEQQPGVPAPDAYTLVDPSGRPAAGPAEPARPAAHPAGDDLLLMPGAQGAWSDPQGTLGGQYPSPVQTLGAAPVAQAAPVAAPASVPAPVAVGATPPQGVPVAQPAAPAAPVDPGHMYEAVPAPAPHPAVPVAAAGAPAPAQSPPAAGPEFTGPGLAAPTDLGSPEQPGAADPVVMPPAGAVAAPAQTAPTDLGSPESADAVQADQTAPVIQPGGQTPAAGVPVDEGSAAQAPAPEVPDQVRVPAQAGAPEDQQPSEAPVPAAAVPMAADGPAVTDPAEPSVPAPAFAAGSATPTPPPARRPLHMGPPLPDNTGGVVRSLADRGPAGVAPHPLTVQPDSGPPTLGPEYLDVPGEDEAPVLPGPQLAEIPPQAGAPWDAVPQQGEATPAPAAETVVPQPAPEEPAVPPAAEMPLAVEPAETAEAAGTAGTAGADEASEQPVAPEQAVAPDAADTAEVPAQVAAPEQVEGTGDALTPEQAAAPEAAVAPEQPVAPEAVAAPEGDATPEQPVAPEQAVASEQAVAPDAADAAEVPVQAAAPEQPEPDEAAAPVAVAEPSAEGAVAVEPVAGEQQTPGSVEAPGSAPVPPQAAPEQAETPAPEAQAPQAQAAEAQPPAPEQAADGPAPATAPEPEQTPQEAPAAEAAPAPADATAEPPAESAPEAPEGVAASGAEAATEAPAAPASEPVPGAEVPAEAPAEPAGLPAPAYDDAEREAVLKVMRERRDIRNGFRSDPIPHDVLLRVLEAAHTAPSVGHSQPWDFVVIRSAETRTTMHELAQRQRDAYAESLPKGRAKQFKELKIEAILDTPVNIVVTADPTRGGRHTLGRHTQPQMAPYSSALAVENLWLAARAEGLGVGWVSFFDEREMVRTLGLPEHLEVVAYLCVGYVDEFPEEPELAQAGWSKRRPLSWVVHEETYGRRALPGEEPHDLLQETVAAIRPLDAKALGEAWERQKRMTKPAGALGMLEIISAQLSGLSRVCPPPIPEPAAVAIFAGDHGVHAQGVTAWPQEVTGQMVANFLGGGAVCNAFANQVGAEVCVIDVGVATELPAQPGLVPRKVRPGTADFTTGPALTREEVLAAVEVGVETARDLVAAGNKALLTGEMGIANTTVSAALISVYTDTDPAEITGRGTGINDEMHARKVDVVRRGLELHAPDPEDPIGVLAAIGGLEHAALVGLILGGASLRIPVVLDGVSAGAAALVARAIAPEAIAACIAGHRGAEPGHVAALNKLGLRPLIDLDLRLGEGTGALLALPVVQSAARAMHEVATFDSAGVTEK, from the coding sequence ATGACCGACACCGGCCAGATCCCGGGCGAGGGGCTGCCGGGGAACGCAGGCGTGGTGGAGCAGCAGCCGGGCGTTCCCGCCCCTGATGCCTACACCCTCGTGGACCCCTCCGGCCGGCCGGCCGCCGGTCCGGCGGAGCCCGCACGGCCCGCGGCGCACCCGGCCGGAGACGATCTGCTGCTGATGCCGGGCGCCCAGGGTGCCTGGAGCGACCCCCAGGGGACCCTGGGCGGCCAGTATCCGTCGCCCGTGCAGACCCTGGGCGCGGCACCGGTGGCCCAGGCAGCTCCCGTCGCGGCCCCGGCTTCCGTACCGGCTCCGGTTGCCGTCGGGGCAACGCCCCCGCAGGGAGTGCCCGTGGCGCAGCCCGCCGCCCCTGCGGCCCCTGTCGACCCCGGCCATATGTACGAGGCCGTTCCGGCCCCCGCACCGCATCCGGCTGTGCCTGTGGCGGCGGCCGGGGCGCCCGCACCGGCGCAGAGCCCGCCGGCCGCGGGTCCCGAGTTCACCGGGCCGGGCTTGGCCGCGCCCACGGATCTGGGCTCCCCGGAGCAGCCGGGTGCCGCCGATCCCGTGGTGATGCCCCCGGCCGGTGCGGTTGCCGCGCCGGCGCAGACGGCCCCCACGGATCTCGGAAGCCCGGAGTCCGCTGATGCCGTGCAGGCCGACCAGACGGCGCCCGTCATACAGCCGGGCGGGCAGACTCCCGCCGCCGGGGTGCCCGTCGACGAGGGCAGCGCTGCTCAGGCTCCCGCGCCGGAAGTTCCCGACCAGGTCCGGGTGCCGGCACAGGCCGGGGCACCGGAGGACCAGCAGCCTTCGGAGGCTCCGGTTCCGGCCGCCGCCGTGCCCATGGCCGCGGACGGCCCGGCCGTAACCGACCCGGCGGAACCGTCCGTTCCGGCCCCTGCTTTCGCGGCCGGGTCCGCGACCCCGACTCCGCCGCCCGCGCGCCGCCCCCTGCACATGGGGCCGCCCCTGCCCGACAACACCGGTGGTGTGGTCCGTTCCCTGGCCGATCGCGGGCCCGCCGGAGTCGCTCCGCACCCGCTGACCGTGCAGCCCGATTCCGGACCGCCGACGCTCGGCCCCGAGTATCTGGACGTGCCCGGCGAGGACGAGGCGCCGGTGCTGCCCGGGCCGCAGCTCGCCGAGATCCCTCCGCAGGCCGGAGCCCCCTGGGACGCCGTGCCGCAGCAGGGCGAGGCCACCCCTGCCCCGGCCGCAGAAACGGTCGTCCCGCAGCCGGCTCCGGAAGAGCCCGCGGTACCCCCGGCGGCAGAGATGCCCTTGGCAGTCGAGCCGGCCGAGACGGCCGAGGCGGCCGGGACTGCCGGGACTGCCGGGGCGGACGAGGCCTCCGAGCAGCCGGTGGCGCCCGAGCAGGCCGTGGCGCCCGATGCCGCTGATACCGCAGAGGTGCCCGCGCAGGTCGCGGCTCCTGAGCAGGTCGAGGGCACCGGCGATGCGCTGACGCCGGAACAGGCTGCCGCGCCCGAGGCGGCCGTGGCACCCGAGCAGCCGGTGGCCCCTGAGGCGGTTGCGGCGCCCGAAGGGGACGCGACGCCCGAGCAGCCGGTGGCGCCGGAGCAGGCCGTGGCCTCCGAGCAGGCCGTGGCGCCCGATGCCGCTGATGCCGCAGAGGTGCCCGTGCAGGCCGCGGCTCCTGAGCAGCCCGAGCCCGACGAGGCCGCCGCTCCCGTGGCCGTTGCCGAGCCGTCGGCCGAAGGCGCCGTCGCCGTGGAGCCCGTTGCGGGGGAGCAGCAGACGCCCGGATCCGTCGAGGCGCCCGGCTCCGCTCCCGTACCTCCGCAGGCCGCGCCCGAGCAGGCGGAGACCCCCGCCCCCGAGGCACAGGCCCCCCAGGCACAGGCCGCCGAAGCGCAGCCGCCCGCCCCGGAGCAGGCTGCCGATGGCCCGGCCCCGGCCACCGCCCCCGAGCCCGAGCAGACGCCGCAGGAGGCCCCCGCGGCCGAAGCAGCACCGGCTCCGGCCGACGCGACCGCGGAGCCCCCGGCCGAATCCGCGCCGGAGGCGCCCGAAGGGGTAGCCGCGTCCGGTGCAGAAGCCGCCACCGAAGCCCCGGCCGCTCCTGCGTCCGAGCCCGTGCCCGGAGCCGAGGTTCCCGCCGAGGCCCCTGCCGAGCCCGCAGGCCTGCCCGCGCCCGCGTACGACGACGCCGAGCGCGAAGCCGTCCTGAAGGTGATGCGCGAACGCCGCGACATCCGCAACGGCTTCCGCAGCGACCCCATCCCGCACGACGTACTGCTGCGCGTTCTGGAGGCCGCCCACACCGCCCCCAGCGTCGGCCACTCCCAGCCCTGGGACTTCGTCGTCATCCGCTCCGCCGAGACGCGCACCACCATGCACGAACTCGCCCAGCGCCAGCGCGACGCCTACGCCGAGTCCCTTCCCAAGGGCCGCGCCAAGCAGTTCAAGGAACTCAAAATCGAGGCCATCCTCGACACCCCGGTGAACATCGTGGTGACCGCCGACCCGACGCGCGGCGGCCGCCACACCCTCGGCCGGCACACTCAGCCGCAGATGGCCCCGTACTCCTCCGCGCTCGCCGTCGAGAACCTCTGGCTCGCCGCCCGCGCCGAGGGGCTCGGCGTCGGCTGGGTCAGCTTCTTCGACGAGCGCGAGATGGTCCGTACCCTCGGCCTGCCGGAACACCTGGAGGTCGTGGCCTACCTCTGCGTCGGCTACGTCGACGAGTTCCCCGAGGAGCCCGAGCTGGCGCAGGCGGGCTGGTCCAAGCGCCGCCCCCTGTCCTGGGTCGTCCACGAGGAGACGTACGGCCGCCGGGCGCTGCCCGGCGAGGAGCCGCACGACCTCCTCCAGGAGACGGTCGCCGCGATCCGCCCGCTGGATGCCAAGGCGCTCGGCGAGGCCTGGGAGCGCCAGAAGCGGATGACCAAGCCCGCGGGCGCCCTCGGCATGCTGGAGATCATCTCCGCCCAGCTCAGCGGATTGTCCCGGGTCTGCCCGCCGCCGATCCCGGAGCCCGCCGCCGTCGCGATCTTCGCGGGTGACCACGGCGTCCACGCCCAGGGCGTGACGGCCTGGCCCCAGGAGGTCACCGGCCAGATGGTCGCCAACTTCCTCGGCGGGGGAGCGGTCTGCAACGCCTTCGCCAACCAGGTCGGGGCCGAGGTCTGCGTCATCGACGTCGGCGTCGCGACGGAGCTGCCCGCGCAGCCCGGTCTGGTGCCCCGCAAGGTCCGCCCCGGCACGGCCGACTTCACCACCGGCCCCGCCCTCACCCGCGAGGAGGTCCTCGCGGCCGTCGAGGTCGGCGTCGAGACCGCCCGCGATCTGGTGGCCGCAGGCAACAAGGCCCTGCTCACCGGCGAGATGGGCATCGCCAACACCACCGTCTCCGCGGCGCTGATCAGCGTCTACACCGATACCGACCCGGCGGAGATCACCGGCCGCGGCACCGGTATCAACGACGAGATGCACGCCCGCAAGGTCGACGTCGTCCGGCGCGGACTCGAACTGCACGCGCCCGACCCGGAGGACCCGATCGGGGTCCTGGCCGCGATCGGCGGCCTGGAGCACGCCGCGCTGGTCGGCCTGATCCTGGGCGGTGCGTCCCTGCGTATCCCCGTCGTCCTCGACGGAGTCTCCGCGGGTGCCGCGGCCCTCGTCGCCCGGGCGATCGCCCCCGAGGCCATCGCCGCGTGCATCGCCGGTCACCGCGGCGCCGAGCCCGGCCATGTCGCCGCCCTCAACAAGCTCGGTCTGCGGCCCCTGATCGACCTCGACCTCCGGCTCGGCGAGGGCACCGGCGCGCTGCTGGCCCTGCCCGTCGTCCAGAGCGCGGCCCGGGCCATGCACGAGGTGGCGACGTTCGACTCGGCGGGAGTCACCGAGAAGTAG
- a CDS encoding MetQ/NlpA family ABC transporter substrate-binding protein yields the protein MRNTAKITTAVLAVGALTLGLTACGNDDNKTGAGADPSKPLVVAASSVPHAEILGFVKDELAAKEDLKLEVKEFADYVTPNTATQSGEVGANYFQHKPYLDDFNKKNKTTIVPVVTVHLEPLGLYSKKVDKLADLKEGATVALPNDTTNEARALRLLEQNGLIKLKPGTGNEATPKDIAENPKKLTFKELEAAAVPRALGDVDAAVINGNYAVQTKLSPKNDSLVLESAENNPYGNFLAVKEGSEKDPRVVKLAKLLTTPEVKKFIADKYDGSVIPAF from the coding sequence GTGCGTAACACTGCCAAGATCACCACCGCTGTCCTCGCCGTCGGAGCACTGACCCTCGGGCTGACCGCCTGCGGCAACGACGACAACAAGACCGGGGCCGGGGCCGACCCGTCCAAGCCCCTGGTCGTCGCCGCCAGCTCCGTCCCGCACGCCGAGATCCTCGGCTTCGTCAAGGACGAGCTGGCCGCCAAGGAAGACCTCAAGCTGGAGGTCAAGGAGTTCGCCGACTACGTCACCCCCAACACCGCCACCCAGAGCGGTGAGGTCGGCGCCAACTACTTCCAGCACAAGCCCTACCTGGACGACTTCAACAAGAAGAACAAGACGACCATCGTGCCGGTCGTCACCGTCCACCTGGAGCCGCTGGGCCTGTACTCCAAGAAGGTCGACAAGCTCGCGGACCTCAAGGAGGGCGCCACCGTCGCCCTGCCCAACGACACCACCAACGAGGCCCGCGCCCTCCGCCTGCTGGAGCAGAACGGCCTCATCAAGCTGAAGCCGGGTACGGGCAACGAGGCCACGCCGAAGGACATCGCCGAGAACCCCAAGAAGCTCACCTTCAAGGAGCTGGAGGCCGCGGCCGTGCCGAGGGCCCTCGGGGACGTCGACGCCGCTGTGATCAACGGCAACTACGCGGTGCAGACCAAGCTCAGCCCGAAGAACGACTCCCTCGTCCTGGAGTCCGCCGAGAACAACCCGTACGGCAACTTCCTCGCGGTCAAGGAAGGCAGCGAGAAGGACCCGCGCGTGGTCAAGCTCGCCAAGCTGCTCACGACGCCCGAGGTGAAGAAGTTCATCGCGGACAAGTACGACGGCTCGGTCATCCCGGCCTTCTGA
- a CDS encoding GNAT family N-acetyltransferase, which produces MGMSVTISAATAQDAEQILKLQYLCYQSEAEIYGDYAIEPLTQSLGGVRAELDQGHALVARLGDEVVASVRGWIDATGTAQIAKLIVHPRMQRHGLGGRLLAAIEAHFAGAPAAKKFQLFTGHRSEGNLRLYRSHGYVPVAREEVGPRLTLVTLEKEAAAGTFVTSA; this is translated from the coding sequence ATGGGCATGAGCGTGACCATCTCAGCGGCGACGGCGCAGGACGCGGAGCAGATCCTCAAGCTCCAATACCTCTGCTACCAGTCCGAGGCGGAGATCTACGGCGACTACGCCATCGAGCCGCTCACCCAGTCGCTGGGGGGTGTGCGGGCCGAGCTGGACCAGGGGCACGCGCTGGTCGCCCGGCTGGGCGACGAGGTGGTGGCCTCGGTGCGCGGCTGGATCGACGCGACCGGTACGGCGCAGATCGCGAAGCTCATCGTCCATCCGCGGATGCAGCGCCACGGCCTCGGCGGACGGCTGCTGGCGGCCATCGAGGCCCATTTCGCGGGGGCGCCCGCCGCGAAGAAGTTCCAGCTGTTCACCGGTCACCGCAGCGAGGGCAACCTCCGGCTCTACCGCAGCCACGGCTATGTGCCGGTGGCCCGCGAGGAGGTCGGCCCCCGGCTCACCCTGGTCACGCTGGAGAAGGAAGCGGCGGCGGGGACGTTCGTCACCAGCGCCTGA
- the cbiE gene encoding precorrin-6y C5,15-methyltransferase (decarboxylating) subunit CbiE, with protein sequence MADRVTVIGWDGSPLTAAARSALAAATLVAGAAHHLALPEVPGNAERIRLGSIGLAARRIAGHRGSAVVLADGDPGFFGVVRTLRAPEHGLEVEVVPAVSSVAAAFARAGMPWDDARIVVAHPRTLRRAVNVCRAHPKVAVLTSPGAGPAELALLLDGIHRTFVICEELGTEREQVTVVTSDKAADHVWRDPNVVVVVGGAAGGAVADSSWIAGREPGFPAGVRGWAPADGGDLSEGTGASLRALQLARLGPREGDLVWDVGSGGGLLAVEAARFGAAVIAVDADPAACARTEAAARRAGIRMQTVNGRAPQVLEQLPEPDVVRIGGGGVETVTACADRRPERIVTHAGTRDEAEALCTALAAGGYAVECVFVQSVDLDPKTWSERERAVVFLVSGRLPERAP encoded by the coding sequence ATGGCCGACCGCGTCACGGTGATCGGCTGGGACGGCTCACCCCTGACCGCCGCGGCCCGCTCCGCCCTCGCGGCCGCCACCCTGGTCGCCGGGGCGGCCCACCATCTCGCCCTCCCCGAAGTCCCCGGGAACGCCGAGCGCATCCGCCTCGGCAGCATCGGCCTCGCCGCCCGCCGGATCGCCGGACACCGCGGCAGCGCCGTCGTGCTCGCCGACGGCGACCCGGGCTTCTTCGGAGTCGTCCGCACCCTCCGCGCTCCCGAGCACGGCCTGGAGGTGGAGGTGGTGCCCGCGGTCTCCTCCGTCGCCGCCGCCTTCGCCCGGGCGGGGATGCCGTGGGACGACGCCCGGATCGTGGTCGCCCACCCCCGCACCCTGCGGCGGGCCGTCAACGTCTGCCGCGCCCACCCGAAGGTCGCCGTGCTCACCTCCCCGGGCGCGGGCCCCGCCGAACTGGCCCTGCTCCTGGACGGCATCCACCGCACCTTCGTGATCTGCGAGGAACTCGGCACCGAACGGGAACAGGTCACCGTCGTCACCTCCGACAAGGCCGCCGACCACGTCTGGCGCGATCCGAACGTGGTCGTGGTGGTGGGCGGGGCGGCCGGCGGGGCGGTCGCCGACAGCAGCTGGATCGCGGGCCGGGAGCCCGGTTTCCCGGCCGGGGTACGGGGCTGGGCGCCGGCGGACGGCGGCGACCTGAGCGAAGGCACCGGCGCTTCCCTGCGCGCTCTCCAACTCGCCCGGCTCGGCCCCCGGGAGGGCGATCTGGTCTGGGACGTCGGTTCCGGCGGCGGGCTGCTCGCCGTGGAGGCGGCCCGATTCGGAGCCGCGGTCATCGCCGTCGACGCCGACCCGGCCGCCTGCGCCCGCACCGAGGCCGCGGCCCGCCGCGCCGGAATCCGGATGCAGACCGTGAACGGCCGGGCCCCGCAGGTGCTGGAGCAGCTGCCCGAACCCGATGTCGTCCGGATCGGCGGCGGCGGCGTGGAGACCGTCACCGCCTGCGCCGACCGGCGCCCCGAGCGGATCGTCACCCACGCCGGAACCCGCGACGAGGCCGAGGCCCTCTGCACCGCCCTGGCGGCCGGTGGCTATGCCGTGGAGTGCGTGTTCGTCCAGTCGGTCGATCTCGACCCGAAGACCTGGTCGGAGCGGGAACGCGCCGTGGTTTTCCTGGTCTCGGGACGGCTGCCCGAGCGTGCCCCGTGA
- a CDS encoding GNAT family N-acetyltransferase encodes MTTTFPDVSISTERLVLRPFEEADVPAYTEMMNDETVTAWTPVPHPFTRADAERWIHEIAPAQRTTGRGIVFAVTEFLTQRLVGTVRLKNTDWRVLTTEAAYATAPWARGEGYATESLLAVAKWLFRDRKFERLELRTAADNTASQQVAQKIGAISEGVLRNAWLARIRAADGTWTDTRTDLIVWSLLPEDLDGVADGSAESGYAYSDWS; translated from the coding sequence ATGACTACCACCTTTCCGGACGTGTCCATCAGTACGGAGCGACTGGTGCTGCGCCCCTTCGAGGAGGCCGACGTCCCGGCGTACACCGAGATGATGAACGACGAGACGGTGACCGCCTGGACACCCGTACCGCACCCCTTCACCCGGGCCGACGCCGAGCGGTGGATCCACGAGATAGCGCCCGCGCAGCGCACCACGGGCCGGGGGATCGTCTTCGCCGTCACCGAATTCCTCACCCAGCGGCTGGTGGGGACCGTACGGCTGAAGAACACCGACTGGCGGGTGCTCACCACCGAGGCGGCGTACGCCACCGCGCCCTGGGCCCGCGGCGAGGGCTACGCCACCGAATCCCTTCTCGCCGTCGCCAAGTGGCTCTTCCGCGACCGGAAGTTCGAGCGGCTCGAACTCCGCACCGCCGCCGACAACACCGCCTCGCAGCAGGTCGCCCAGAAGATCGGCGCCATCAGCGAAGGGGTGCTGCGCAACGCCTGGCTGGCCCGGATCCGGGCCGCCGACGGCACCTGGACCGACACCCGCACCGATCTGATCGTCTGGAGCCTGCTGCCGGAGGACCTCGACGGGGTCGCCGACGGATCGGCCGAGTCCGGATACGCCTACTCCGACTGGAGCTGA
- the cobA gene encoding uroporphyrinogen-III C-methyltransferase, whose amino-acid sequence MSEQPPAHQHPAYPVGLRLTGRRVVVLGGGQVAQRRLPWLIAAGADITLVSPSATPSVEAMVTAGELRWERRRYREGDLEGAWYVVVASSDAEANDRASAEAERLRVWCVRSDDADAATALTPATGRSAGVTVAVLTTDVHCRDPRRSAAVRDAVVEGLRDGTISAGRHRTRTPGVALVGGGPGDPDLITVKGRRLLAEADVVIADRLGPRDLLDELPPHVEVIDAAKIPYGRFMAQEAINQALIEHAKAGKAVVRLKGGDPFVFGRGMEEAEALAAEGIACTVVPGISSSISVPGAAGIPVTHRGVAHEFTVVSGHVAPDDERSLVDWAALARLRGTLVILMGVDKIGAIARTLMDHGRDGATPVALVQEGTTAAQRRVDATLSTVAGTVAAEDVRPPAVIVVGEVVAVGGHPAATPPVNLQ is encoded by the coding sequence ATGTCCGAGCAGCCGCCCGCGCACCAGCACCCCGCCTACCCCGTGGGCCTGCGCCTCACCGGCCGCCGCGTCGTGGTCCTCGGCGGCGGCCAGGTCGCCCAGCGGCGACTGCCCTGGCTGATCGCCGCCGGAGCGGACATCACGCTCGTCTCTCCCTCGGCCACCCCCTCCGTCGAGGCCATGGTCACCGCCGGCGAACTGCGCTGGGAGCGGCGCCGCTACCGCGAGGGCGACCTCGAAGGCGCCTGGTACGTCGTTGTCGCCTCCTCCGACGCCGAGGCCAACGACCGCGCCTCCGCCGAGGCCGAGCGCCTCCGCGTCTGGTGCGTACGCTCCGACGACGCCGACGCCGCCACCGCTCTGACCCCGGCCACCGGCCGCTCCGCGGGCGTCACGGTCGCCGTACTGACCACCGACGTCCACTGCCGCGACCCCCGCCGCTCCGCCGCCGTCCGCGACGCCGTCGTCGAAGGGCTGCGGGACGGCACCATCTCCGCCGGGCGGCACCGTACGAGAACCCCGGGCGTCGCCCTCGTCGGCGGCGGCCCCGGCGACCCCGACCTGATCACCGTGAAGGGCCGGCGGCTGCTCGCCGAGGCGGACGTCGTCATCGCCGACCGGCTCGGCCCGCGCGATCTGCTCGACGAACTGCCCCCGCACGTCGAGGTGATCGACGCGGCGAAGATCCCGTACGGCAGGTTCATGGCCCAGGAGGCCATCAACCAGGCCCTGATCGAACACGCCAAGGCCGGCAAGGCGGTCGTACGGCTCAAGGGCGGCGACCCCTTCGTCTTCGGCCGCGGCATGGAAGAGGCCGAGGCGCTGGCGGCTGAAGGCATCGCCTGCACGGTCGTCCCCGGCATCTCCAGCTCCATCAGCGTCCCCGGCGCGGCCGGGATCCCGGTCACCCACCGCGGGGTCGCCCATGAGTTCACCGTGGTCAGCGGGCACGTCGCCCCCGACGACGAGCGGTCCCTGGTCGACTGGGCGGCCCTCGCCCGGCTCCGCGGCACCCTGGTGATCCTGATGGGCGTCGACAAGATCGGCGCGATCGCCCGGACCCTGATGGACCACGGCCGGGACGGCGCCACACCCGTCGCCCTCGTCCAGGAAGGCACCACCGCCGCCCAGCGCCGCGTCGACGCCACCCTGTCGACCGTCGCCGGGACCGTCGCCGCCGAAGACGTCCGGCCGCCCGCCGTGATCGTCGTCGGTGAGGTCGTCGCCGTCGGCGGCCACCCGGCCGCGACCCCGCCGGTTAACCTTCAGTAA
- a CDS encoding methionine ABC transporter permease: MTWSEMQPLLEQASWDTLYMVGWSALIAVAVGLPLGIVLVLTDKGGLLANTVANKVIGQIVNVTRSMPFIILMVALLPFTKAITGTTIGREGAIVPLAIGAIPFFARLVETSVREVDGGLVEAVQSMGGSTWTVVRKVLVPESLPSLISGATTTVVALIGYSAMAGTVGAGGLGDIAIRYGYQRFETEMMWITVAVLAAVIAVIQFAGDYAARALHRRGRGGPAPRLRLLKASRAADAIAVANTAGALEATGAAGATRSPQPVKAD; this comes from the coding sequence GTGACCTGGTCCGAGATGCAGCCGCTGCTGGAGCAGGCGAGCTGGGACACGCTCTACATGGTCGGCTGGTCCGCCCTGATCGCGGTGGCCGTCGGACTGCCGCTGGGCATCGTCCTCGTCCTCACCGACAAGGGCGGTCTGCTCGCCAACACCGTCGCCAACAAGGTGATCGGCCAGATCGTCAACGTCACCCGTTCGATGCCGTTCATCATCCTGATGGTCGCCCTGCTGCCGTTCACCAAGGCGATCACCGGCACCACCATCGGCCGCGAGGGCGCGATCGTCCCCCTGGCCATCGGGGCGATCCCCTTCTTCGCCCGGCTGGTGGAGACCTCCGTACGGGAGGTCGACGGCGGTCTCGTCGAGGCCGTGCAGTCGATGGGCGGCAGCACCTGGACCGTGGTCCGCAAGGTCCTGGTCCCCGAATCCCTGCCGTCTCTGATCTCCGGCGCCACGACGACCGTCGTCGCCCTGATCGGCTACTCCGCCATGGCCGGCACGGTCGGCGCCGGCGGACTCGGTGACATCGCCATCCGCTACGGCTACCAGCGCTTCGAGACCGAGATGATGTGGATCACCGTCGCCGTGCTGGCCGCGGTCATCGCCGTCATCCAGTTCGCCGGGGACTACGCGGCCCGGGCCCTGCACCGGCGCGGCCGCGGCGGACCGGCCCCCCGGCTCAGGCTGCTGAAGGCCTCCCGGGCCGCGGACGCCATCGCCGTCGCGAACACCGCCGGAGCCCTCGAAGCGACGGGCGCGGCCGGTGCGACCCGGTCGCCGCAGCCCGTCAAGGCCGACTGA